One genomic window of Aliiroseovarius sp. M344 includes the following:
- a CDS encoding hemolysin family protein: MGDTEDGSTDAAQSAPIEAESSRTGFFGRIVGVLSPTDTTNELPQDAPAATSGISTFVTPGMMNLRRMRVEDVMVPKAEIISAPVDIEKDGLVALFRETGLTRVPIFDGTLDTPIGLVHLKDLALNYGFNGNAGVKMPPFALRDLVRPLLYAPPSMPIGVLLQKMQTERIHMALVIDEYGGVDGLVTIEDLIEQVIGEIEDEHDLEEGALWIEEKPGCYLAEAKAPLDEFEAEIGISLCGDEIDDEEVDTLGGLVFVLLGHVPARGEVISHPAGPEIEVVDADPRRIKRLRVRIPPKPND, translated from the coding sequence ATGGGCGACACCGAAGACGGGTCTACTGACGCAGCGCAAAGCGCGCCGATAGAGGCCGAAAGTAGCAGGACCGGCTTTTTCGGTCGTATTGTCGGGGTGTTAAGCCCCACGGATACGACCAACGAGCTTCCTCAAGATGCTCCTGCAGCGACGAGCGGAATATCCACTTTCGTAACGCCGGGCATGATGAACCTGCGACGCATGCGCGTCGAAGACGTCATGGTCCCCAAGGCTGAAATCATTTCTGCCCCGGTAGACATCGAAAAAGACGGCTTGGTTGCTTTGTTTCGCGAAACAGGGCTGACACGTGTGCCGATCTTTGACGGCACGCTCGATACGCCAATCGGGCTTGTGCATCTGAAAGACCTTGCTCTGAACTATGGGTTCAACGGCAATGCAGGCGTTAAGATGCCGCCCTTCGCATTGCGTGATCTGGTGCGTCCGCTCTTGTATGCGCCGCCGTCTATGCCAATCGGTGTTCTTCTCCAAAAGATGCAGACCGAGCGTATACACATGGCGCTGGTTATTGATGAATATGGTGGTGTTGACGGGCTTGTGACCATCGAGGACCTGATCGAACAGGTGATCGGCGAGATCGAGGACGAGCACGACCTTGAAGAAGGCGCATTGTGGATCGAAGAAAAGCCGGGCTGCTATCTGGCCGAGGCTAAAGCTCCACTGGACGAATTTGAGGCGGAGATCGGTATATCGCTGTGTGGCGACGAAATCGACGATGAAGAGGTCGACACACTTGGCGGACTTGTTTTCGTATTGTTGGGGCACGTGCCGGCGCGTGGTGAAGTGATTTCGCACCCTGCGGGTCCCGAAATCGAAGTGGTCGATGCCGACCCGCGCCGGATCAAGCGCCTTCGGGTTCGGATCCCTCCAAAACCTAATGATTAA
- the ybeY gene encoding rRNA maturation RNase YbeY, producing the protein MAVDVVFEDDRWQTAGLGPLAEQATDATFAHLGLTPPLGDTFEVSLLACNDARIAELNGDFRDKPSPTNVLSWPSEERASDRAGGTPLRPTDPELGDIAIAFETCQREASAQGKQFTAHVAHLLVHGTLHLLGYDHIDDKDAALMEGLEVEILGKMGICNPYEG; encoded by the coding sequence ATGGCTGTTGATGTGGTATTCGAAGATGACCGCTGGCAAACAGCGGGGCTTGGTCCATTGGCAGAGCAGGCCACCGACGCAACCTTTGCGCATCTTGGATTGACGCCCCCCTTAGGCGACACGTTCGAGGTTAGTCTGCTGGCCTGCAATGACGCACGGATCGCTGAGCTGAATGGGGATTTTCGCGATAAGCCAAGCCCCACCAATGTACTATCGTGGCCATCGGAAGAGCGGGCATCTGACCGCGCGGGTGGCACCCCGCTGCGGCCCACCGATCCAGAGCTTGGCGATATCGCAATCGCTTTCGAGACTTGTCAGCGTGAGGCGTCTGCGCAGGGTAAGCAATTCACTGCCCATGTGGCTCATTTATTGGTGCATGGAACCTTGCATCTGTTGGGTTATGATCACATAGACGACAAAGATGCGGCCCTGATGGAGGGTCTAGAGGTTGAAATTCTTGGCAAGATGGGCATTTGCAACCCATATGAAGGATAA
- a CDS encoding PhoH family protein: MGFENLTATPDANTGEETLLEFPDNRLLIDLCGEFDRNLTHIESHLGVQIVRRGNQLSLFGEVSARTKAAEVLQALYQRLESGKSIEPGDIDAEIRMGGSDAGTGTRDGDQMEMFRGGAVEIKTRKKTIEPRTEAQKSYVLNLFQNELAFGIGPAGTGKTYLAVAVGVNMFLGGHVDRLILSRPAVEAGEKLGYLPGDMKDKVDPYMQPLYDALNDFLPAKQVAKLIEEKRIEIAPLAFMRGRTLSNAYVVLDEAQNATTMQMKMFLTRLGEGSRMVITGDRTQIDLPRGVDSGLRDAEGLLKGIDQIAFNYFTSKDVVRHPLVAKIIEAYDDAAQMAMVKKAQREQRDR, from the coding sequence TTGGGATTTGAAAACCTGACCGCAACGCCTGACGCAAACACCGGCGAAGAGACGTTGCTTGAATTCCCCGACAACCGGCTGCTTATCGACTTATGCGGCGAGTTTGACCGAAACCTGACACATATTGAAAGCCATCTGGGCGTACAGATCGTGCGTCGCGGCAACCAGCTGTCCCTGTTTGGCGAAGTAAGCGCACGCACCAAGGCTGCCGAAGTGCTGCAGGCGCTGTATCAGCGGCTGGAAAGCGGCAAGTCGATTGAACCGGGTGATATCGATGCTGAGATTCGCATGGGCGGGTCAGATGCTGGCACTGGCACCCGCGATGGCGACCAGATGGAGATGTTCCGGGGCGGCGCGGTCGAGATCAAGACCCGCAAAAAGACGATTGAGCCCCGAACCGAAGCCCAGAAATCCTATGTCCTGAACCTGTTTCAGAACGAACTGGCCTTTGGGATCGGCCCGGCTGGCACAGGCAAAACCTATCTGGCTGTGGCAGTCGGAGTGAACATGTTCCTTGGTGGCCATGTGGATCGCTTGATCCTCAGTCGTCCGGCGGTTGAGGCGGGCGAGAAGCTTGGCTATCTGCCCGGCGATATGAAAGACAAAGTCGACCCCTACATGCAGCCGCTTTATGACGCGCTGAATGATTTCCTACCCGCCAAACAGGTGGCGAAGCTGATTGAAGAGAAGCGGATCGAGATTGCTCCGCTGGCCTTCATGCGCGGACGCACCTTGTCCAACGCCTATGTCGTGTTGGATGAAGCGCAGAACGCGACCACCATGCAGATGAAGATGTTTCTGACCCGGCTGGGTGAAGGATCGCGCATGGTGATCACCGGCGACCGCACCCAGATCGACCTTCCGCGTGGCGTGGACAGCGGTTTGCGCGATGCAGAAGGGCTGCTGAAAGGCATCGACCAGATTGCCTTCAACTATTTCACCTCGAAAGACGTGGTGCGCCACCCGCTGGTCGCCAAAATCATTGAAGCCTATGACGACGCGGCCCAGATGGCGATGGTCAAGAAAGCTCAGCGCGAGCAACGCGACCGCTGA
- the miaB gene encoding tRNA (N6-isopentenyl adenosine(37)-C2)-methylthiotransferase MiaB: MSDPKKLFIRTYGCQMNVYDSERMVEALGADGYVETDRPDDADMILLNTCHIREKAAEKVYSELGRLKSLKVENPNLKIGVAGCVAQAEGQEIMRRQPLVDLVVGPQTYHRLPQMMEQVAKGEKALDTDFPEEDKFEHLPKRQGAKKAARNPSAFLTVQEGCDKFCAFCVVPYTRGAEVSRPVDRILREARDLVERGVREITLLGQNVNAYHGAGEGGDWSLAKLIWALDGIDGLERIRFTTSHPNDMTDDLIEAHGTCAKLMPYLHLPVQSGSDKILKRMNRSHTAEDYLRVIARIREARPDILLSGDFIVGFPEEDDQDFEDTMSLIREVNYGQAYSFKYSTRPGTPAAERALVDDTVATDRLHQLQALLTEQQRAVQQSMVGKEVGVLFEKKGRLDGQMVGKSDYLHAVHVAAPDGKVGELKRVRIVESSTNSLAGELVGDL; encoded by the coding sequence ATGTCTGACCCGAAAAAACTTTTCATTCGCACCTATGGGTGCCAGATGAACGTCTATGACAGCGAACGCATGGTCGAAGCCCTGGGTGCGGACGGGTATGTTGAAACGGATCGGCCCGATGATGCGGATATGATCTTGTTGAACACCTGCCACATTCGCGAAAAAGCGGCTGAGAAAGTGTATTCCGAACTGGGTCGCTTGAAGAGCCTGAAGGTCGAGAACCCCAACCTGAAAATCGGTGTTGCGGGCTGTGTGGCACAGGCCGAGGGCCAAGAAATCATGCGCCGCCAGCCGTTGGTCGACCTGGTTGTCGGTCCGCAGACCTATCACCGCCTGCCGCAGATGATGGAGCAGGTCGCGAAGGGGGAAAAAGCACTCGACACCGACTTCCCGGAAGAGGACAAGTTCGAACATCTGCCCAAGCGTCAGGGCGCCAAGAAGGCCGCACGCAATCCGTCGGCGTTCCTGACGGTGCAGGAAGGTTGCGACAAGTTCTGCGCGTTCTGCGTGGTGCCCTATACCCGTGGCGCAGAGGTGAGCCGCCCGGTTGACCGCATCCTGCGCGAAGCCCGTGATCTGGTCGAACGCGGCGTGCGCGAGATCACGCTATTGGGTCAGAACGTCAACGCCTATCATGGCGCAGGCGAAGGGGGCGACTGGTCGCTTGCCAAACTCATCTGGGCGCTTGATGGGATCGATGGGCTTGAGCGGATACGCTTCACCACCTCGCACCCCAACGACATGACCGATGATCTGATCGAGGCACATGGCACTTGCGCGAAGCTGATGCCTTATCTGCATCTGCCCGTGCAGTCGGGGTCGGACAAGATTCTGAAACGGATGAACCGCAGCCACACAGCCGAGGATTATTTGCGTGTTATCGCGCGCATTCGCGAAGCGCGCCCTGACATCCTGCTGTCGGGCGACTTCATTGTCGGCTTCCCCGAAGAAGATGATCAGGATTTCGAGGATACGATGTCGCTGATCCGCGAGGTCAATTACGGGCAGGCCTATAGTTTCAAATATTCGACCCGTCCCGGCACCCCGGCCGCAGAACGCGCGCTGGTCGATGACACGGTCGCGACCGACCGATTGCACCAGCTTCAGGCCTTGCTGACAGAACAGCAGCGCGCCGTGCAGCAAAGTATGGTCGGCAAAGAAGTGGGTGTTCTGTTTGAAAAGAAGGGCCGTCTGGACGGTCAGATGGTTGGCAAATCAGATTACTTGCACGCGGTGCATGTAGCCGCCCCTGACGGAAAGGTCGGCGAATTGAAGCGCGTGCGGATCGTCGAAAGCAGCACCAATTCGCTTGCAGGCGAGCTGGTTGGCGACCTCTGA
- a CDS encoding glycosyltransferase family 2 protein, translating into MRYQGLTDFLSTGAKALAKGPVGMIFVEDLVEVESTITHHQNAGFAQILVFAPDALVLPDAVEASIHRIPYAIARAGALEHAVNKIIDAAPGTWLYYCYNAEYLFHPFCETRSIGELLAFHAEERRGGVLTYVVDLYADDLGQFPNAVSLDHAYLDKSGYYALGRPGADGNPHDRQLDFFGGLRWRFEEHIPAARRKIDRISIFRAKKGLRLRPNHTFNDEEYNTFACPWHNNITVAIASFRTAKALKSNAGSTFEIPTFKWHNSVEFEWTSQQLLDLGLMEPGQWF; encoded by the coding sequence ATGCGGTATCAAGGCCTGACAGATTTCCTGAGCACCGGCGCCAAGGCGCTGGCCAAAGGCCCTGTTGGCATGATCTTTGTCGAAGATCTGGTGGAAGTAGAAAGCACCATCACCCACCACCAAAACGCAGGGTTCGCCCAGATTTTGGTCTTCGCGCCCGACGCGTTGGTTCTGCCCGACGCGGTCGAGGCCTCTATCCACCGTATCCCTTACGCCATTGCACGAGCGGGTGCTTTGGAACATGCCGTCAACAAGATCATCGACGCCGCGCCCGGCACTTGGCTTTATTACTGCTACAACGCCGAATACCTGTTTCATCCGTTTTGCGAAACGCGGTCTATCGGCGAGCTTTTGGCCTTTCACGCCGAAGAACGTCGCGGCGGTGTTCTGACCTATGTGGTTGACCTTTATGCCGACGATTTGGGGCAATTCCCGAATGCAGTGTCATTGGATCATGCCTATCTGGACAAGTCGGGCTATTACGCGCTTGGCCGCCCGGGCGCGGACGGCAACCCTCACGATCGTCAATTGGATTTTTTTGGAGGCCTGCGCTGGCGGTTCGAGGAACACATCCCCGCGGCCCGTCGCAAGATTGACCGGATATCAATCTTTCGGGCGAAAAAAGGGTTGAGACTGCGCCCAAACCACACGTTCAACGATGAAGAATACAACACCTTTGCCTGTCCTTGGCACAACAACATCACCGTCGCGATTGCCAGCTTCCGCACGGCGAAAGCTCTGAAATCGAACGCCGGCTCCACCTTCGAGATTCCCACATTCAAGTGGCACAATTCGGTTGAGTTTGAATGGACATCTCAGCAGTTGTTGGACTTGGGGCTGATGGAGCCTGGGCAGTGGTTTTAA
- a CDS encoding peptidylprolyl isomerase — translation MTEVTTGATVRIHYTGSLEDGTIFDSSEGRDPLEFTVGSGMIIPGLDKALPGMAVGEQKKVTIAPEEAYGPRQEEALLEVPRSDIPAEIPLEVGLQLQMTGQQGQPVPVTVTEMTDDSVTLDANHALAGQTLIFDFEVVSVG, via the coding sequence ATGACCGAGGTCACAACCGGCGCAACTGTGCGCATTCACTACACAGGCTCACTTGAAGACGGGACGATCTTTGACAGTTCCGAAGGTCGCGATCCGCTGGAATTCACAGTCGGGTCCGGCATGATCATTCCGGGCCTTGATAAGGCGCTGCCCGGCATGGCTGTGGGCGAGCAGAAAAAAGTGACCATCGCACCCGAAGAAGCCTATGGCCCGCGTCAAGAGGAAGCTCTGCTGGAGGTGCCGCGCAGCGACATCCCTGCCGAAATCCCGCTGGAAGTTGGTTTGCAGCTCCAGATGACTGGGCAACAAGGCCAGCCCGTGCCCGTTACTGTGACAGAGATGACCGACGACAGCGTCACGCTTGATGCCAACCATGCGTTAGCAGGTCAGACACTGATTTTCGATTTCGAAGTGGTCAGCGTCGGCTAA
- the irrA gene encoding iron response transcriptional regulator IrrA has protein sequence MNQLEHTTEAAWLASADLRPTRQRLALAQLLIGDGHHRHVTAESLYEASRDSDERVSLATVYNTLRVFSEAGLLREITVNGARSYFDTNVSNHPHFFWEDTEELMDAPDEDLKIARLPEAPDGTEIAKVDVVIRLRRK, from the coding sequence ATGAACCAACTAGAGCACACTACAGAAGCCGCGTGGTTGGCAAGCGCAGACCTTAGGCCGACACGCCAGCGGTTGGCTCTGGCGCAGCTTCTGATCGGCGATGGTCATCATCGCCATGTGACGGCCGAAAGCCTATATGAAGCGTCGCGCGATAGTGACGAGCGGGTATCTCTGGCCACTGTCTACAATACACTTCGCGTCTTTTCCGAAGCCGGGCTGTTGCGCGAAATCACCGTGAATGGGGCCCGCAGCTATTTCGATACAAACGTTTCGAACCACCCTCATTTTTTCTGGGAAGACACAGAAGAATTGATGGATGCCCCAGACGAGGACCTGAAAATTGCGCGCCTGCCGGAAGCACCGGATGGGACCGAGATCGCTAAAGTCGATGTCGTAATACGCCTGCGCCGAAAATAA
- the fabA gene encoding bifunctional 3-hydroxydecanoyl-ACP dehydratase/trans-2-decenoyl-ACP isomerase — protein MAEYPTSFDKEDLLKCARGELFGPGNAQLPAPPMLMMDRITDISGDGGEHGKGHVIAEFDITPDLWFFDCHFPGNPIMPGCLGLDGLWQLTGFNLGWRGWQGRGYALGVGEVKLTGMVRPDRKMLTYRINFTKAIQTRRLTMGVADGIVEADGDVIYQVKDMKVALSES, from the coding sequence ATGGCGGAATATCCGACGAGTTTTGATAAGGAAGATCTTCTGAAATGTGCGCGGGGCGAGTTATTCGGCCCAGGAAATGCACAACTTCCTGCTCCGCCCATGTTGATGATGGACCGCATCACGGACATTTCAGGCGATGGCGGCGAGCACGGCAAAGGCCATGTGATCGCCGAGTTCGACATCACGCCCGACCTTTGGTTCTTCGACTGCCACTTCCCCGGCAACCCGATCATGCCCGGCTGCCTTGGTCTGGATGGTCTTTGGCAATTGACGGGGTTCAATCTGGGTTGGCGCGGCTGGCAGGGACGCGGCTATGCGCTGGGTGTCGGCGAGGTCAAGCTGACCGGAATGGTGCGCCCGGACCGCAAGATGCTGACCTATCGCATCAACTTTACCAAGGCGATCCAAACGCGCAGATTGACCATGGGCGTTGCAGACGGGATTGTGGAAGCTGATGGAGACGTTATCTATCAGGTCAAGGACATGAAGGTCGCCCTGTCTGAAAGCTGA
- the fabB gene encoding beta-ketoacyl-ACP synthase I: MRRVVVTGLGIVSAIGNNKDEVLTSLKAGKSGISANADMVEHGFRSQIAGMPDIDIAAHVDKRTLRFMGPGAAYAHIAMTQAIADAGLGEDDVVNPRTGLVAGSGGPSTSAMFAAHQTALATGATKRIGPFAVPKCMGSTVSANLATAFKIKGINYSITSACSTSLHCIGNAAEQIMMGKQDVMFAGGGEELDWTLSCLFDAMGAMSSKYNDTPEKASRAFDANRDGFVIGGGGAILVLEDLEHAKARGAKIYAEVTGYAATSDGHDMVAPSGEGGERAMRLALDMLPEGRKVGYINAHGTSTPVGDVGEVEAVRRVFGDGSTPPISSTKSMTGHSQGATGAQEAVYCLLMLEHDFITPSINVDELDPAIKPGEIATSLVENAGLDTVMTNSFGFGGTNGSMLLSKYSD; the protein is encoded by the coding sequence ATGCGTCGTGTCGTCGTTACCGGTCTGGGCATTGTCTCGGCCATCGGCAACAACAAAGACGAGGTTCTAACCTCGCTGAAAGCCGGTAAATCGGGCATCTCTGCCAATGCGGATATGGTGGAGCATGGATTCCGCAGCCAGATTGCGGGGATGCCGGATATCGATATAGCGGCGCATGTCGACAAACGCACGCTTCGGTTTATGGGGCCGGGTGCCGCGTACGCCCATATCGCCATGACACAGGCGATCGCCGATGCCGGTCTGGGCGAAGACGACGTTGTGAACCCCCGCACGGGTCTGGTCGCAGGCTCTGGTGGCCCGTCGACGAGTGCCATGTTCGCAGCCCACCAAACAGCTTTGGCAACCGGGGCGACAAAGCGGATCGGTCCGTTCGCGGTGCCGAAATGCATGGGCTCGACCGTTTCCGCGAACCTTGCGACCGCATTCAAGATCAAGGGCATTAACTATTCGATCACCTCGGCCTGCTCGACATCTCTGCACTGCATCGGCAACGCAGCCGAGCAGATCATGATGGGCAAGCAGGACGTGATGTTCGCCGGCGGCGGCGAAGAGCTGGACTGGACACTGTCTTGCCTGTTTGACGCGATGGGCGCAATGTCGTCGAAATATAACGACACACCCGAAAAGGCGTCCCGTGCCTTCGATGCCAATCGCGATGGCTTTGTCATTGGCGGCGGTGGCGCAATACTGGTTCTTGAAGACCTTGAACACGCAAAGGCGCGCGGTGCGAAAATCTATGCCGAAGTCACGGGCTATGCCGCGACCTCGGACGGCCACGACATGGTGGCCCCGTCAGGCGAAGGCGGCGAACGGGCCATGCGTCTGGCGCTGGACATGCTGCCAGAGGGGCGCAAAGTCGGCTACATCAACGCGCATGGCACCTCGACTCCTGTGGGCGATGTGGGCGAGGTTGAAGCGGTGCGCCGGGTCTTTGGCGACGGTTCTACACCTCCGATCAGTTCGACCAAATCGATGACCGGCCACAGCCAAGGCGCCACCGGCGCGCAAGAGGCGGTGTACTGTCTGTTGATGCTGGAACATGATTTCATCACGCCGTCGATCAATGTCGACGAACTGGATCCAGCCATCAAACCTGGCGAGATCGCAACCTCGCTGGTTGAGAACGCAGGGTTGGACACGGTGATGACCAACAGCTTCGGGTTCGGCGGGACCAATGGCTCGATGCTTCTGAGCAAATACAGCGATTGA
- a CDS encoding enoyl-ACP reductase, translating into MAGLMQGKRGLIMGVANQRSIAWGIAQAMANEGAELAFSYQGDAFGQRVQPLAASVGSDILVDMDVTDDAALDKGFDDLWSKWDSIDFLVHAIAFSDKNELTGRFVDTSRANFKHSMDISCYSLIEVARRVAPKMNEGGTILTLTYGGSNRVTPFYNVMGVAKAALESSVRYLANDLGPDGIRVNAISPGPMKTLAGAAIGGARKTFRHTEANSPMRQNATLESIGGTAVYLASDYGACTTGEIITVDCGFHVLGMPQPENL; encoded by the coding sequence ATGGCAGGGCTTATGCAAGGAAAACGCGGCCTCATCATGGGGGTTGCCAACCAACGGTCGATCGCATGGGGCATCGCGCAAGCAATGGCCAACGAAGGCGCGGAACTGGCGTTTTCCTATCAGGGTGACGCGTTCGGGCAACGCGTCCAGCCGTTGGCGGCATCGGTTGGATCGGACATTCTGGTCGATATGGATGTCACCGATGATGCCGCGCTGGACAAAGGGTTTGATGACCTGTGGTCCAAGTGGGACAGCATTGACTTTCTGGTTCACGCCATCGCGTTCTCCGACAAGAACGAGCTGACTGGCCGCTTTGTCGATACCAGCCGCGCGAACTTCAAACATTCGATGGATATCAGCTGCTATTCTTTGATCGAGGTTGCACGTCGCGTCGCCCCCAAAATGAACGAAGGCGGCACGATCCTGACGCTGACCTATGGCGGGTCGAACCGGGTGACACCGTTCTATAACGTGATGGGTGTCGCAAAGGCGGCGCTTGAATCGTCCGTTCGTTATCTGGCCAACGATCTTGGCCCAGATGGCATCCGCGTCAACGCCATCTCCCCAGGCCCAATGAAAACGCTGGCAGGCGCGGCGATTGGTGGCGCGCGCAAGACCTTCCGCCACACCGAAGCCAATTCGCCGATGCGTCAGAACGCAACGCTGGAAAGCATTGGGGGAACCGCGGTTTATCTGGCCTCAGATTACGGAGCCTGCACGACGGGTGAAATCATCACCGTTGATTGCGGCTTCCACGTTCTTGGGATGCCACAGCCAGAGAACCTCTGA
- a CDS encoding alpha/beta fold hydrolase, whose product MQNFIARDGLTLAYRDEGEGLPVLALSGLTRNSDDFNFVAPHLSRVRLIRMDYRGRGASDWGPYQTYTVPQEADDALMLLDHLGIDQAAILGTSRGGLIAMGIAAAAKDRLLGACLNDIGPVIDPRGLDYIKGFLGRQPSARFYKDAASIRAELMETSGFHGVPAERWEAEVRHLYTQTETGLKNRYDAALRDAVLESGAQPAPDLWPFFDALQGLPLALIHGENSDILIDETVKEMQRRNPDMRYARVADRGHVPFLDEPEALQVIHDWLEDMR is encoded by the coding sequence ATGCAGAACTTTATCGCTAGGGATGGCCTGACGCTTGCCTATCGGGATGAGGGCGAAGGGTTGCCCGTTCTGGCCTTGTCGGGGCTGACGCGGAACTCGGACGATTTCAACTTCGTCGCGCCACACTTGTCGCGGGTCCGCCTGATCCGCATGGATTATCGCGGGCGAGGTGCGTCGGATTGGGGACCTTACCAGACCTATACCGTCCCGCAGGAAGCCGACGACGCGCTGATGTTGCTCGACCATCTGGGCATTGATCAAGCCGCAATCCTTGGCACATCGCGTGGCGGATTGATCGCGATGGGCATCGCCGCCGCCGCAAAAGATCGCCTGCTTGGAGCGTGCCTGAACGATATTGGCCCGGTGATCGACCCGCGTGGCCTTGACTACATCAAGGGCTTTTTGGGCCGTCAACCTTCGGCGCGGTTTTATAAAGATGCGGCATCGATTCGAGCGGAACTAATGGAAACATCGGGGTTTCACGGCGTCCCTGCAGAGAGGTGGGAGGCCGAGGTCCGTCATCTCTATACCCAAACTGAAACCGGGTTGAAGAACCGCTATGACGCAGCCTTGCGCGACGCGGTTTTGGAAAGCGGCGCACAACCTGCGCCCGACCTGTGGCCGTTTTTCGATGCATTGCAAGGTCTGCCACTGGCCCTGATCCATGGCGAAAATTCGGACATTCTGATCGACGAAACGGTCAAAGAGATGCAGCGACGCAACCCCGATATGCGCTATGCCCGTGTGGCTGATCGTGGCCATGTGCCCTTTCTGGACGAGCCCGAAGCATTGCAGGTCATCCATGATTGGCTGGAGGATATGCGGTGA
- a CDS encoding threonine/serine dehydratase gives MNIDEIRAAATRLQGHVRRTPLLSSPFLDEVAGKRVFLKPECLQHTGSFKYRGALNAISKLRNAQRTKGIIAYSSGNHAQGIALAASQANAPSVIVMPSDAPRQKIDNTRALGAEVVLFDRETGDRDKIGAEIASDRGLTLIKPFDNADVIAGQGTIGLEIAEQAREAGVDAASVLVPCGGGGLTSGVALALEANAPGFRVHPVEPEGFDDVARSLVSGRIEQNTRRSGSICDAIITPSPGDLPFPILQKLCGPGLVVSEDDCLRAMAHAFNALKVVIEPGGAVALAAALSQADKVDGSCIIAIASGGNVDAPIFADALNRFA, from the coding sequence GTGAATATCGACGAAATCCGCGCCGCTGCCACCCGCCTTCAGGGACATGTGCGCCGCACACCGCTGCTTTCCTCTCCTTTTCTGGACGAGGTCGCGGGCAAGCGTGTCTTTCTGAAGCCCGAATGCCTGCAACACACCGGCAGTTTCAAATACCGCGGTGCACTCAATGCGATATCAAAACTCAGAAACGCTCAACGCACGAAAGGGATCATCGCCTATTCGTCGGGCAACCATGCACAGGGAATTGCACTGGCAGCTAGCCAAGCAAACGCCCCGTCGGTGATCGTGATGCCCTCGGATGCGCCGCGTCAGAAAATCGACAACACCCGCGCCTTGGGAGCCGAGGTTGTGCTGTTTGACCGTGAAACCGGGGATCGCGACAAGATCGGGGCAGAGATCGCAAGTGATCGCGGACTGACCCTGATCAAACCCTTTGACAATGCCGATGTGATCGCCGGTCAGGGGACTATTGGTCTGGAAATCGCAGAACAAGCGCGCGAGGCCGGAGTCGACGCCGCATCGGTGCTTGTGCCGTGCGGCGGGGGTGGCCTGACCTCGGGCGTGGCGCTTGCGCTTGAAGCGAATGCCCCGGGCTTCCGCGTCCATCCGGTTGAACCAGAAGGGTTTGACGACGTGGCACGATCGCTGGTGTCAGGGCGCATCGAACAGAACACCCGGCGGTCAGGGTCAATCTGCGACGCGATTATCACGCCGTCGCCGGGTGACTTGCCTTTTCCGATCCTGCAAAAGCTGTGCGGTCCGGGTCTGGTGGTCAGCGAAGACGACTGCCTGCGCGCCATGGCCCATGCGTTCAACGCCCTGAAGGTCGTGATCGAACCCGGCGGAGCGGTGGCACTGGCGGCCGCCCTGTCCCAAGCTGACAAAGTTGACGGCTCTTGCATAATCGCCATCGCGTCTGGTGGTAATGTGGATGCACCCATCTTTGCCGACGCCCTGAACCGTTTTGCCTGA